Proteins encoded by one window of Methanobacterium sp. CWC-01:
- a CDS encoding glycosyltransferase family 4 protein produces the protein MLLDHAEEPNYVCIFPHLYNFQLIKDVGMIPFTMGKLFNYQASIVTYPNDDYSYMDHDLKNKNFKLNFIKKRFKNHKYDIILYLLRNSRSIDVLHVFHFHDTLNILIYFLIYKSMNWNGKIYAKLDADYDLTTFLAEDEGFWPFVRNFILKYLVDVLSVETEENYHRLLNSNLNYQGKLIYMPNGVDIHIKKNQIQTDNKKDYILTVGRLGSKEKATEVLLEAFSKIRDFRNWKLILVGDFEDQFQDYVNEYFQNNPHLKEKVYLAGFIEDREKIYQYYAQSRIFCFTSRRESFGIALVEAAYFGNYLVSTDVGGARDVLKVTEYGELFEIDNVDMLTNRLEDLINNWRKYESNPNQKMCLMEENFSWSHLCEKLYKKLNE, from the coding sequence ATGCTGTTGGACCATGCGGAAGAACCAAATTACGTTTGTATATTTCCCCATCTATATAACTTCCAGTTAATCAAGGATGTGGGCATGATCCCCTTTACCATGGGCAAGTTATTCAATTACCAGGCATCCATAGTCACTTATCCCAACGATGATTATAGCTACATGGATCATGACTTGAAAAACAAGAACTTCAAGTTAAATTTCATTAAAAAGAGATTTAAAAATCATAAATATGACATCATCCTGTATCTACTCCGTAACTCAAGAAGCATTGATGTATTGCATGTTTTCCACTTTCACGATACACTGAACATTCTGATTTACTTTTTAATTTACAAGTCAATGAACTGGAACGGTAAAATATACGCTAAACTGGATGCTGATTATGATCTAACCACGTTTTTAGCCGAAGATGAAGGTTTCTGGCCTTTCGTACGGAACTTTATTCTTAAATATCTGGTTGATGTTTTAAGCGTGGAAACTGAAGAGAATTATCATAGACTCTTGAACAGCAACTTAAATTACCAGGGTAAACTTATCTATATGCCCAATGGGGTGGATATACACATAAAAAAGAATCAAATCCAGACAGACAATAAAAAAGATTACATATTAACAGTGGGGAGATTGGGGTCCAAAGAAAAGGCCACGGAAGTATTATTAGAGGCTTTTTCTAAAATTAGAGATTTTAGAAACTGGAAATTAATATTGGTTGGTGATTTTGAGGACCAATTTCAGGACTATGTAAATGAATATTTTCAAAACAACCCCCATTTAAAGGAAAAGGTCTATCTGGCAGGTTTTATAGAGGATCGGGAAAAAATTTACCAGTATTATGCTCAGTCCAGGATATTCTGTTTTACCTCCCGGAGAGAGAGTTTTGGGATCGCCCTGGTTGAAGCCGCTTATTTTGGGAATTATTTAGTCTCAACCGATGTGGGTGGAGCTCGGGATGTTCTTAAAGTGACAGAGTATGGTGAATTATTTGAAATTGACAATGTTGACATGTTAACTAACCGATTAGAGGATTTAATAAATAACTGGCGTAAATATGAGAGTAACCCCAACCAGAAGATGTGTTTAATGGAAGAGAATTTTAGCTGGTCACATTTGTGTGAAAAACTTTATAAAAAATTAAATGAATAG
- a CDS encoding UDP-glucose dehydrogenase family protein, translated as MKITVIGSGYVGLVTAACFADLGNQVLCAKKTSKNLDKLNQGISHIYEPGLDEILNRCLDKGTIEFTNDIKRAIDFSDLIFICVGTPQSETGKADLSQVEDVARQIAENMTDYKLIVEKSTVPVNTHQWVKKTVQRYSNGNIQFDVASNPEFLREGTGVYDFNNPDRIVVGVESENAHKIFQELYRPFTEKGDVLLITTPAAAELIKHASNSFLAMKISYINMVAELCEKVGIDVNMIADGIGYDQRIGRSFLNAGIGYGGSCFPKDVRAFIKIAEDHGLDFGLLRETEKINSQMRERFLEKVENVLWINKDKNITIWGLAFKPDTDDIREAPSIDIVRKLYETDANLRLYDPQAGENFQNLFPENENIRYCSDKYEALKDSDALLLITEWDEFKNADLNKVKNLMRLPIIIDGRNMFESEIMEGFEYYSVGRENTNQSEKP; from the coding sequence ATGAAGATTACAGTTATAGGGTCAGGATACGTGGGATTAGTAACCGCAGCATGTTTTGCTGATCTAGGAAACCAGGTTTTATGCGCCAAAAAAACTTCAAAAAATTTAGACAAACTCAATCAGGGCATATCACATATTTATGAGCCGGGTTTGGATGAAATTCTGAATAGATGCCTGGATAAAGGGACCATAGAATTTACTAATGACATAAAAAGGGCCATAGATTTTAGTGATCTTATTTTCATTTGTGTAGGAACCCCTCAGAGTGAAACGGGGAAAGCTGATTTATCCCAGGTTGAGGATGTGGCTCGGCAAATTGCGGAGAACATGACTGACTATAAATTGATCGTTGAGAAGTCCACAGTACCGGTGAATACCCATCAGTGGGTTAAAAAGACGGTGCAAAGATATTCTAATGGTAATATTCAGTTCGATGTGGCCTCTAACCCCGAATTTTTAAGGGAAGGCACCGGTGTATATGACTTCAACAATCCCGATAGGATTGTGGTGGGGGTTGAAAGTGAGAATGCCCATAAAATATTCCAGGAACTGTATAGGCCATTCACTGAAAAAGGTGATGTGCTCCTCATAACCACACCGGCTGCGGCAGAACTTATAAAACATGCATCTAACTCTTTTCTGGCCATGAAAATTTCATACATTAACATGGTGGCGGAATTATGCGAAAAGGTGGGGATTGATGTTAATATGATCGCCGATGGAATTGGATATGACCAGAGAATCGGAAGATCCTTCCTTAATGCTGGTATCGGTTATGGTGGCTCCTGTTTTCCCAAGGATGTCAGGGCCTTTATAAAAATAGCAGAGGACCATGGATTGGATTTTGGTCTTTTAAGGGAAACCGAGAAAATTAATTCCCAGATGCGGGAACGATTTTTGGAAAAAGTGGAAAATGTGCTGTGGATTAATAAAGACAAGAATATAACCATCTGGGGTCTGGCCTTTAAACCGGACACCGATGATATCAGAGAGGCACCCTCCATCGATATAGTAAGAAAACTTTATGAAACCGATGCTAATTTGCGATTGTACGATCCCCAGGCCGGGGAAAACTTCCAGAATTTATTCCCTGAGAATGAGAACATAAGGTACTGTTCAGATAAATATGAGGCTTTAAAAGACTCTGATGCCCTTCTCTTAATCACCGAATGGGATGAATTCAAAAATGCAGACTTAAATAAGGTAAAAAATCTTATGAGGCTACCCATAATCATTGATGGTCGGAACATGTTTGAATCCGAGATTATGGAGGGATTTGAGTATTACAGTGTTGGAAGAGAAAATACTAATCAATCGGAGAAACCTTAA
- a CDS encoding UDP-glucuronic acid decarboxylase family protein, translating to MKKVLITGAAGFIGSHLCDRFIKEGWYVIGVDNFLSGNPENLEHLSSNQNFEFIERDIITGLNYAGHLDLILHFACPASPVDYLNFPIETLMVDSVGTSHVLNLAKEKKSRYIFASTSEVYGDPQIHPQPESYRGNVNPVGPRSVYDEAKRFSEALSMAYYREYGLDVRIVRIFNTYGPRMKLEDGRVVPNFIFQALKGMDLTVYGDGSQTRSFCYVDDLVEGIVLVAEQEEIDYRVLNLGNPDEYKIIDFAQIIIEKTGSNSKIIFKPLPRDDPKMRKPDITKAVECLQWKPEISLDEGIRRTIEFFQSEIEDHEIEDQD from the coding sequence ATGAAAAAAGTTCTCATCACCGGCGCAGCCGGTTTTATTGGGAGTCATCTCTGTGATCGGTTTATTAAAGAAGGATGGTACGTTATTGGGGTAGATAATTTCCTGAGTGGGAATCCAGAAAACTTGGAACATCTCTCTTCAAACCAGAATTTTGAATTTATTGAAAGGGATATTATCACCGGATTAAATTATGCAGGCCACCTGGATCTTATTTTACATTTTGCCTGTCCTGCTAGTCCTGTTGATTATTTAAATTTCCCAATAGAGACCCTTATGGTTGATTCTGTTGGAACATCCCATGTTCTAAACTTAGCTAAGGAAAAAAAATCCAGATACATATTTGCATCCACATCGGAGGTTTATGGTGACCCCCAGATCCATCCCCAACCCGAAAGTTATAGGGGAAATGTCAATCCGGTGGGCCCTCGCTCCGTTTATGACGAAGCTAAAAGGTTTTCTGAAGCATTATCCATGGCTTACTATCGGGAATATGGGCTGGATGTCCGGATCGTCCGAATCTTCAATACCTACGGTCCTCGTATGAAATTGGAAGACGGTAGGGTGGTTCCTAACTTCATCTTCCAAGCTTTGAAAGGCATGGATCTAACGGTTTATGGTGATGGAAGTCAAACCCGCAGTTTTTGCTATGTGGATGATCTGGTTGAAGGTATTGTTCTAGTGGCAGAGCAGGAAGAGATTGATTATAGGGTTTTAAATCTGGGCAACCCCGATGAATATAAAATAATTGATTTCGCCCAGATAATCATTGAAAAAACAGGTTCCAACTCCAAAATAATCTTCAAACCTTTACCCCGGGATGATCCCAAAATGAGAAAACCAGACATCACTAAGGCCGTGGAATGTCTCCAGTGGAAACCTGAAATCTCCCTGGATGAAGGTATCAGAAGAACTATTGAATTTTTCCAGTCCGAAATTGAGGATCATGAAATTGAGGATCAGGATTGA
- a CDS encoding glycosyltransferase — MTLEAKKNYDLSVAYRIYPRVSKVPPVFKDDKYKLSEFCLKSFKNSLGDLKAKIFVLLDGCPPEYEELFKKYFEDEDLELINLEGVGNLATFALQIKILLEQKFSDTVYFAEDDYFYMPNQFSEMLELLKENDDVNFVSPYDHPDDYLLKLHEHPYQVKASSIRHWRTASSTCLTFLTDKTTLKKTREVFESYTHGNHDASVWMSLTKYNMFNPFKTIKNRKEHLYYKVIRLAWRYNRKQLLLGKKWKLWVPLPTIGIHLESDFLPPTSKCREFMEDEVSKMDF, encoded by the coding sequence ATGACTTTAGAAGCCAAGAAAAACTATGATCTCAGCGTAGCCTACCGGATATACCCCCGGGTTTCTAAAGTCCCCCCAGTTTTTAAGGATGATAAGTATAAACTATCTGAATTCTGTCTGAAATCATTTAAAAATAGTTTAGGAGATTTAAAAGCTAAAATTTTCGTTTTATTGGATGGCTGCCCTCCCGAGTATGAAGAACTCTTTAAAAAATATTTTGAGGATGAAGATTTAGAGCTGATTAATTTAGAGGGAGTGGGTAATTTGGCCACCTTTGCCCTTCAAATTAAAATACTTCTGGAACAGAAATTTTCGGACACAGTTTATTTTGCTGAGGATGATTACTTTTACATGCCAAACCAGTTTAGTGAGATGTTAGAACTGTTGAAAGAGAATGATGATGTGAATTTTGTATCACCCTACGACCATCCCGATGACTACCTTCTAAAGTTACATGAACATCCTTACCAGGTAAAGGCCTCATCCATCCGGCACTGGAGAACCGCGTCATCAACATGCCTCACCTTCCTGACTGATAAAACCACCCTGAAAAAGACCAGAGAAGTTTTCGAAAGCTACACACACGGTAATCATGATGCCAGTGTGTGGATGAGTCTAACTAAATACAACATGTTCAATCCCTTTAAGACCATAAAAAACCGAAAAGAACATCTCTACTATAAAGTAATACGCCTGGCATGGCGCTATAACCGTAAACAGTTACTTCTGGGTAAGAAATGGAAACTCTGGGTTCCCTTACCCACCATTGGCATTCATTTAGAGAGTGATTTTTTACCTCCCACCAGTAAATGCCGGGAATTCATGGAAGATGAAGTTTCTAAAATGGATTTTTAA
- a CDS encoding GDP-mannose 4,6-dehydratase translates to MNWKDKNVLITGISGFVGSYLGRELIKREANVHGFIRRRADGSMPKNLKDRGVADKINLIEGDLIDITSLANAFDQSQPDYIFHLAAQSFVERSFHNAIETQYANCLGTANLLEAVRIKDLSTKIVFAGTSEEYGLVLSSEEQYQKAKKEYGTVFPEPEHIPEVPIKETNPLRPMSPYAVSKVYGDFLMRNYYHSYGLDNVVSRGFNHEGAGRGIMFVTSVIARQIMKLKFGEQDRILIGNLNSLRDWSHVEDIVKGYLLLADKGLKGEVYNQGSMRTNSVLSYILLGLEEAGWNINKIETLNGEKIIDYPTEMDEGSIFGIKFPKTKVDRMIMEGELEYTIADKGIDVHTDQGKVLIEFNPERFRPAEVPILLSDTKKIQKLGAEIKHSLSDITKHQLNHFLKSENRLL, encoded by the coding sequence ATGAATTGGAAAGATAAAAATGTGCTTATCACTGGTATAAGTGGTTTCGTAGGCTCTTATCTAGGGAGAGAACTAATAAAAAGAGAGGCCAATGTTCATGGCTTCATCAGAAGAAGGGCCGACGGTTCCATGCCTAAAAATTTAAAAGACCGGGGAGTTGCCGATAAGATAAATCTCATAGAAGGAGATTTAATTGATATAACTTCTCTTGCCAATGCATTTGATCAATCCCAACCAGACTATATTTTTCATCTGGCCGCCCAGTCATTTGTGGAGCGTTCCTTTCACAATGCAATAGAAACCCAGTACGCAAACTGTTTGGGAACTGCTAACCTTCTTGAAGCTGTACGTATCAAAGATTTAAGTACTAAAATTGTCTTTGCCGGAACCAGTGAGGAGTATGGCCTGGTTTTATCTTCAGAGGAACAGTACCAGAAAGCAAAGAAAGAATATGGCACAGTTTTCCCTGAACCCGAACATATACCAGAGGTACCAATAAAGGAAACCAATCCTTTAAGGCCCATGTCCCCCTATGCAGTCTCTAAAGTCTATGGCGATTTCCTGATGCGTAATTATTATCATTCTTATGGATTGGATAACGTGGTTTCCCGTGGATTTAATCATGAAGGGGCAGGGAGGGGTATAATGTTTGTTACTTCTGTTATTGCCCGGCAGATTATGAAGCTCAAATTTGGTGAACAAGATCGGATCCTAATCGGTAACCTCAACTCGCTCCGAGACTGGTCACACGTGGAGGATATTGTTAAAGGCTACCTGCTACTGGCAGATAAGGGTCTCAAGGGAGAAGTTTACAATCAGGGATCCATGCGCACCAACTCCGTCCTCAGTTACATCTTACTGGGATTGGAAGAAGCAGGCTGGAACATAAACAAAATTGAAACACTTAATGGTGAGAAAATAATAGATTATCCCACGGAGATGGACGAAGGCTCCATATTTGGTATCAAATTCCCGAAAACCAAGGTTGACCGGATGATTATGGAAGGGGAACTGGAGTACACCATCGCAGATAAGGGTATAGATGTGCACACCGACCAGGGAAAGGTTTTAATTGAATTTAACCCAGAAAGGTTCCGTCCCGCCGAGGTCCCCATATTACTTTCTGATACCAAAAAGATCCAAAAATTAGGAGCTGAAATAAAACACAGTTTAAGCGATATAACCAAACATCAGCTAAATCATTTCTTGAAAAGTGAAAATAGGTTATTATAA
- a CDS encoding SDR family oxidoreductase: MRHKKVAVTGGLGFIGSHLVEELSRENQVLIIDNEFSGHVENIEHLPLDNISLDLGDINQVDLISIFEGVDYVFHHAALASVPLSVENPLQCNEVNVTGTLKVLDAARRTGVKKVVMASSSAVYGDNYNLPLSEKEPLNPKSPYAVSKAAGELYCQVFSEVYGLPTVALRYFNVFGPRQDPNSQYAAVIPKFILSILIGKQPVIYGDGEQTRDFIYVKEVVEANLKSAESDITGVFNIANGNSLSINKLFEMISQIMGEDLTPQYEDARPGEIKHSQANVDLSKSLGFRPKSNFKDNLMETVQYFREDHKLKA, translated from the coding sequence ATGAGACACAAGAAAGTAGCAGTAACTGGTGGATTGGGATTTATTGGTTCCCACTTGGTGGAGGAACTTTCCCGAGAAAACCAGGTACTTATCATAGATAATGAATTCTCCGGCCACGTGGAGAACATAGAACACCTTCCCCTGGATAATATCAGCCTGGACTTGGGTGATATTAACCAGGTAGATCTGATTAGCATTTTTGAGGGTGTTGATTATGTTTTTCACCATGCTGCCTTGGCCAGTGTACCGTTAAGTGTTGAAAATCCTTTGCAATGCAATGAAGTAAACGTTACCGGCACTCTTAAAGTTTTAGACGCAGCCCGTCGAACTGGTGTAAAAAAGGTAGTAATGGCATCAAGTTCAGCGGTTTATGGTGATAACTATAATCTACCTTTATCTGAAAAAGAACCATTAAATCCTAAATCTCCCTACGCAGTAAGTAAAGCTGCAGGGGAATTATACTGCCAAGTATTTAGTGAAGTGTACGGACTACCAACTGTAGCCCTGCGATATTTTAACGTATTCGGCCCGCGCCAGGATCCTAACTCTCAATATGCGGCAGTAATACCTAAATTTATTTTATCTATCCTGATAGGTAAACAGCCAGTGATTTATGGTGACGGAGAACAGACCAGGGACTTCATATATGTCAAGGAAGTTGTGGAGGCCAACCTGAAGAGCGCAGAATCGGATATAACTGGCGTTTTTAACATTGCTAACGGCAACAGCCTCAGTATAAATAAACTGTTCGAAATGATCTCACAAATAATGGGAGAAGATCTAACCCCCCAGTACGAAGATGCTCGTCCAGGTGAAATAAAACATTCCCAGGCCAATGTAGATCTATCTAAATCTTTAGGATTCCGTCCTAAGAGTAACTTTAAAGATAATCTGATGGAGACGGTGCAATACTTCAGGGAGGATCATAAACTAAAAGCTTAA
- a CDS encoding cupin domain-containing protein gives MDIEVVNFKDKFQKVDELHSYKIIAQMNDYYFKIVKAKREFIWHRHPETDEAFIVIEGSLQIDLKSKTLNLEKGDMVVIPRGIEHKPSCNAECHLLLIEPVETLNTGDKVTDETDADLEWI, from the coding sequence ATGGATATTGAAGTAGTTAATTTTAAGGATAAATTCCAGAAAGTGGATGAACTTCACAGCTACAAGATAATTGCCCAGATGAACGACTATTATTTCAAAATTGTAAAGGCCAAAAGGGAATTTATCTGGCACCGCCATCCAGAAACAGATGAAGCTTTTATAGTCATAGAGGGGAGCTTACAAATTGATCTTAAAAGTAAAACCTTGAATCTAGAAAAAGGGGATATGGTGGTTATACCCAGGGGGATTGAACATAAACCTTCCTGTAATGCAGAATGCCATCTTTTATTAATAGAACCTGTAGAAACTCTTAATACTGGTGATAAAGTCACGGATGAGACAGATGCTGATTTAGAATGGATATAA
- a CDS encoding DUF1616 domain-containing protein encodes MNKDSYFSLIIVILIVIGVLSVTYIIINPQPSEKFTEFYVLNAEGQAGNYPVNLTTGEAGKIFMVVVNHEYQQVDYLLVVKLDNSTIYNEEFALSHSEKKEIPLEFAAQTSSIQKLEMFLYKLPDTNNAHRYLFLQLNVS; translated from the coding sequence ATGAATAAAGACAGCTACTTCTCACTAATAATAGTCATATTAATAGTTATTGGGGTCTTATCTGTCACTTACATTATTATAAACCCTCAGCCCAGTGAAAAATTCACGGAATTCTATGTATTAAATGCAGAGGGGCAGGCTGGTAATTATCCAGTAAATTTAACCACTGGTGAAGCGGGTAAGATTTTCATGGTGGTGGTCAACCATGAGTACCAGCAGGTGGACTATCTTTTGGTGGTCAAGCTGGACAACTCCACTATTTACAATGAAGAATTCGCCCTATCCCATAGTGAAAAAAAGGAAATACCCCTGGAATTTGCAGCTCAAACCTCTAGTATTCAGAAGCTGGAGATGTTCCTGTATAAGCTTCCCGACACCAACAACGCCCATCGTTATCTATTCCTGCAATTGAATGTTTCTTGA
- a CDS encoding energy-converting hydrogenase A subunit A EhaA codes for MIIHVNVLSYLLALGLAVILGLVLRLPLLPERPMRYSWTISVIFPTAILALGFYAMLDQLGYQGLIVGASVGVITALFCKFLLEKLVPRPEDS; via the coding sequence ATGATTATTCATGTCAATGTTCTCAGTTATCTCCTGGCCCTGGGCCTGGCAGTGATACTAGGACTGGTTTTAAGGCTTCCTTTGCTGCCTGAACGACCAATGAGATATTCCTGGACCATCAGTGTTATTTTTCCCACGGCAATACTAGCACTTGGTTTTTATGCCATGCTGGATCAACTGGGATACCAGGGACTTATAGTTGGTGCCTCAGTAGGAGTTATCACCGCTTTGTTCTGTAAATTCCTTCTGGAAAAATTAGTACCCCGACCGGAGGATTCATAA
- a CDS encoding DUF2109 domain-containing protein, whose protein sequence is MFMEILGIIVVLMALRVLIAQDRAERMLYLNAMSFAISALIVLYIQTPFGAIMAITYFVASTISSNAIAYSIGRVKKEILVK, encoded by the coding sequence ATGTTCATGGAGATATTAGGCATCATAGTTGTTCTCATGGCCCTGAGAGTCCTTATTGCCCAAGATCGGGCGGAAAGGATGTTATATTTAAACGCCATGAGCTTCGCCATATCTGCACTCATAGTTTTATACATTCAAACGCCCTTCGGAGCAATAATGGCCATCACCTATTTTGTAGCCTCAACTATAAGCTCCAACGCCATAGCTTACTCTATTGGAAGGGTTAAAAAGGAGATCCTGGTGAAATAA
- a CDS encoding DUF2108 domain-containing protein yields MLEWITLTTVSAAVLIIGTIGIIVLPKPVDKVIMLSLLQGGFIGMIVSAKYLDVAMAAAIFDPIATVIFLIGITKIQDIRNQRQEEEEGNLA; encoded by the coding sequence ATGCTGGAATGGATTACTCTTACCACTGTATCGGCAGCGGTACTCATTATAGGTACGATAGGTATCATTGTCCTGCCTAAGCCTGTGGATAAAGTTATAATGCTCAGCCTCCTCCAGGGAGGATTCATTGGTATGATCGTATCTGCCAAATACCTGGACGTGGCCATGGCCGCCGCCATCTTCGACCCCATAGCCACGGTCATATTCCTGATTGGTATAACTAAGATTCAGGATATTCGTAACCAAAGACAAGAAGAGGAGGAAGGGAACCTTGCTTGA
- a CDS encoding EhaE family protein: MLEVQIWFYTGCALVILGSIATVIGPGVKDPLVRTINTEIPAVGVSLIFLTYNHTIALLTFIAATAIITLILLRAIVRLEEMGVEL; this comes from the coding sequence TTGCTTGAAGTCCAGATCTGGTTCTACACGGGTTGTGCCCTGGTAATTTTGGGCAGCATCGCCACGGTGATTGGCCCCGGGGTTAAGGATCCCCTGGTTCGAACTATCAACACTGAAATACCTGCAGTAGGTGTTTCATTAATATTTTTAACATATAACCATACCATAGCCCTTCTAACCTTCATTGCTGCTACAGCTATCATTACTCTGATACTACTAAGGGCTATTGTGCGCCTGGAAGAAATGGGGGTGGAGCTGTGA
- a CDS encoding EhaF family protein encodes MNIGRIWNSLANPKRIPRLFALILALILLAGFIIPISLNDHQLYPRPTPQSQIDDQDPLAPYDRGGVPLEETGIVRAQYPQNALELGQITAYLTPIAIGVKDTTLYYGTSIYSSPGGLIDEILYYTRGFDTILESTILMMAFIIASWVALHFTMRREEEEDEQ; translated from the coding sequence GTGAATATTGGAAGAATATGGAATTCCCTGGCCAACCCTAAACGTATCCCCCGATTATTTGCATTAATACTGGCCTTAATTTTGCTGGCCGGTTTCATAATCCCCATAAGCCTTAATGATCACCAATTATATCCCCGTCCTACACCACAAAGCCAAATAGATGACCAAGATCCGCTGGCTCCCTACGACCGGGGAGGAGTTCCTTTAGAAGAAACAGGTATTGTTAGAGCCCAGTATCCCCAAAATGCCCTTGAATTAGGCCAAATAACAGCTTATCTTACACCCATAGCTATAGGGGTTAAGGACACTACACTCTACTATGGTACCTCCATATATTCATCACCGGGTGGCCTCATCGATGAGATACTCTACTACACCCGTGGTTTTGACACCATACTGGAGTCTACCATTCTGATGATGGCCTTTATCATAGCCAGCTGGGTGGCCCTACACTTCACTATGCGCCGGGAAGAAGAGGAGGATGAACAATGA
- a CDS encoding EhaG family protein: MIVPEVVPQIVVSLYPVAIWVGVITGLIGLLGISFQKNDLSVLILTDIVGVAMLIFVAGVATDLAEALILPGLVVELAEIMAISEILLSREIRKSSRSRKELAPTALPLNMEILKTAPTFIAVLLIAYGIFLSGFTGGAVAGGGILFYVLSKSARGLPVELFEGLAGVSGIAWVFWIVGFLLFFVGPPYWLLGLMLSAFGLLIKVASKVGLIGMLTREEFKKE; this comes from the coding sequence ATGATTGTCCCGGAAGTAGTACCCCAGATAGTTGTATCCCTGTATCCCGTGGCCATCTGGGTGGGAGTGATAACTGGTCTTATTGGACTTCTGGGCATATCATTTCAAAAGAACGATTTATCAGTATTAATCCTAACCGACATAGTAGGTGTGGCCATGCTCATCTTCGTGGCAGGAGTAGCTACCGATTTGGCCGAGGCCCTTATCCTGCCAGGACTGGTGGTGGAGTTAGCTGAAATAATGGCCATTTCTGAAATTCTCCTCAGTAGAGAGATACGCAAGAGCAGCAGAAGTAGAAAAGAATTAGCCCCCACTGCCTTACCCTTAAACATGGAAATTCTGAAAACCGCCCCTACCTTCATCGCGGTTCTACTGATTGCCTACGGCATATTCCTCAGCGGTTTCACCGGGGGTGCCGTGGCTGGTGGAGGAATATTGTTCTATGTATTATCCAAAAGCGCTCGAGGCCTGCCTGTAGAGTTGTTTGAGGGATTAGCTGGCGTGTCAGGTATTGCCTGGGTCTTCTGGATAGTGGGATTCTTACTGTTCTTTGTAGGTCCACCATACTGGTTACTGGGACTGATGTTATCAGCCTTCGGTCTACTGATCAAGGTGGCCTCTAAGGTGGGGCTTATTGGAATGTTGACTCGTGAAGAATTCAAGAAGGAGTAG
- a CDS encoding proton-conducting transporter membrane subunit yields the protein MDLATIGGQLLGTIPLGDIVLYLTPFNLFMFGGALAFTTLIAISRTETQVEAEFGTLKDKEVKVDLQEFKIRRFLAIVCGLATAGAMITGDLFNFTLFVTLIGIVNIGIVSAVRQVDVLNAAFQYGLIAMMASLPLFGGAAILLASTGTLSLLELVKMPYVTSMMTFGSILLLMGIIGETGVAPFYATKAEMFRTPGSPFILIIHLSSLLVIVRAIEVLLIINKPF from the coding sequence ATGGACTTAGCAACTATCGGAGGACAACTCTTAGGAACCATCCCCCTGGGGGATATTGTACTGTACCTGACTCCCTTCAACCTCTTCATGTTTGGAGGAGCCCTGGCCTTCACCACCCTCATTGCCATCAGCCGTACCGAAACCCAGGTAGAAGCCGAGTTCGGGACCTTGAAAGATAAAGAGGTTAAAGTTGATCTGCAAGAGTTTAAGATCCGCCGTTTCCTGGCCATTGTATGCGGACTGGCCACTGCCGGAGCCATGATCACAGGAGATCTGTTCAACTTCACCCTGTTCGTGACTCTCATTGGTATCGTGAATATCGGTATCGTGTCTGCCGTGAGGCAGGTTGATGTCTTAAATGCTGCCTTCCAGTATGGCCTAATCGCCATGATGGCATCACTACCACTTTTCGGTGGAGCCGCCATCCTCCTGGCATCTACCGGGACTTTAAGTCTCCTGGAACTGGTGAAAATGCCCTACGTAACCTCCATGATGACCTTCGGATCCATCCTGCTCCTCATGGGAATCATCGGAGAAACAGGGGTGGCACCATTCTACGCCACCAAGGCCGAAATGTTCCGTACCCCAGGATCACCCTTTATCCTGATCATACACCTATCATCCCTACTGGTGATTGTAAGGGCCATAGAGGTGCTTTTAATAATAAACAAACCATTCTAA
- a CDS encoding DUF788 domain-containing protein, whose product MKTLTITSYLMFIISIGGIIYALLANPPAWIVYAIAILFIPLSILSFGLLIMASSKKEEEDERAREPFIGY is encoded by the coding sequence ATGAAGACCCTGACCATAACAAGTTATCTGATGTTCATAATATCCATAGGAGGGATTATATACGCCCTGCTGGCAAACCCTCCCGCCTGGATCGTTTACGCCATAGCTATACTGTTCATACCCCTATCCATCCTTAGCTTTGGTCTCTTAATCATGGCCAGTAGTAAGAAAGAAGAAGAAGACGAGCGTGCCAGAGAACCATTCATCGGATATTAA